Proteins co-encoded in one Leptospira yasudae genomic window:
- a CDS encoding CTP synthase: MSRTKFIFVTGGVSSSLGKGVTVAALGCLLESRGYTVSLQKMDPYINIDPGTMSPYQHGEVYVTADGAETDLDLGYYERFTHSKLTRKNSVSTGQIYNTVIQRERKGDYLGRTVQVVPHITNEIRNRMYIVAREENPDFIIVEIGGTVGDIESIPFLEAIRQMRYEHGSSNVLFVHLTLVPTITAAGEAKTKPTQHSVKELLGLGIQPDILVCRVSQPMTKEMKNKLSLFCNVKEENVISASDISTSIYEIPKMYKEEKLDEVVLKTMGMELRTSNFNEWDSMVKGLLTTKQTVQVAVVGKYISLQDAYRSIYESLSHGGIAHDTKVEFVKIDPENLDKDNVEASLKNVQGILVPGGFGDRGIEGKILAIQYARTKGIPFFGICLGMQCAVVEYGRNVLGLKDANSTEIRPDTEHPVISLLEEQNDIEQMGGTMRLGSYPCKIKKDTLTYNEYKSELIHERHRHRFEFTNRYKQQYEENGMVIAGTSPDDNLVEIVEIPKHNWFIGVQFHPEFQSKPTAPHPLFAGFIRAAVKYSKKGIS, translated from the coding sequence TTGTCGAGAACTAAGTTTATCTTCGTAACGGGAGGGGTGAGTTCCTCACTGGGAAAAGGGGTCACGGTCGCGGCTCTGGGTTGTTTGTTGGAAAGCAGAGGATATACGGTTTCCCTTCAAAAAATGGACCCTTATATCAATATCGATCCAGGAACGATGAGTCCTTATCAACACGGAGAGGTTTACGTAACCGCCGACGGAGCCGAAACCGACTTGGATCTCGGTTACTACGAACGTTTTACTCATTCCAAATTGACGCGGAAGAATTCCGTATCTACCGGCCAGATTTATAATACCGTCATTCAAAGAGAAAGAAAGGGAGATTACCTCGGTCGCACGGTGCAGGTCGTTCCTCATATCACGAACGAAATCCGAAACCGGATGTACATCGTCGCTCGGGAAGAAAACCCGGACTTCATCATCGTGGAAATCGGAGGAACCGTCGGAGACATCGAATCCATTCCCTTCTTAGAAGCGATCCGTCAGATGCGTTACGAACACGGAAGTTCCAACGTTTTGTTCGTTCACCTAACACTGGTTCCGACGATCACCGCCGCGGGAGAAGCCAAAACCAAACCGACGCAACACTCCGTCAAAGAACTTCTCGGACTCGGAATCCAACCGGACATACTCGTTTGCCGCGTTTCCCAACCGATGACCAAGGAAATGAAGAATAAACTTTCCCTCTTTTGCAACGTGAAAGAGGAGAACGTGATTTCCGCGAGCGACATCTCCACGTCCATCTACGAAATTCCAAAAATGTATAAGGAAGAAAAACTCGACGAGGTCGTTCTCAAAACGATGGGAATGGAACTCAGAACTTCCAACTTCAACGAATGGGATTCGATGGTCAAAGGTCTTCTTACCACGAAACAAACCGTTCAAGTCGCCGTTGTCGGAAAATATATTTCACTGCAAGACGCGTATCGTTCCATCTATGAAAGTCTATCGCACGGAGGAATCGCGCACGATACGAAAGTCGAATTCGTCAAGATCGATCCCGAAAATCTGGACAAGGACAACGTGGAAGCTTCTCTGAAAAACGTTCAGGGGATTTTGGTTCCCGGAGGTTTCGGAGATCGAGGTATCGAAGGAAAGATTCTCGCGATCCAATACGCAAGAACCAAAGGAATTCCTTTTTTCGGAATCTGTCTCGGAATGCAATGCGCGGTTGTGGAATACGGAAGAAACGTTCTCGGTTTGAAAGACGCAAACTCCACCGAAATCAGACCGGACACCGAACATCCAGTGATCTCCCTTCTCGAAGAACAAAACGACATCGAACAGATGGGCGGAACGATGAGACTCGGTTCGTATCCTTGCAAGATCAAAAAAGACACGCTTACATACAACGAATACAAATCGGAACTGATCCACGAACGACACAGACATAGATTCGAGTTCACCAACCGTTACAAACAACAATATGAGGAAAACGGAATGGTCATCGCGGGAACTTCTCCGGACGACAACCTCGTTGAAATCGTGGAAATCCCGAAACACAATTGGTTTATAGGGGTTCAGTTCCATCCGGAATTTCAATCCAAACCGACGGCTCCGCATCCTTTATTCGCTGGATTTATCCGCGCGGCCGTGAAATACTCAAAGAAAGGAATATCATGA
- the hprK gene encoding HPr(Ser) kinase/phosphatase: MSMPGINVSNILNEHEELGLRMLAGEKGLTNRINMSEINRPGLSLTGFYESFAHDRIQIFGKGEWAYITSRTPEDLKKIAADFFSFHLNCIIFTHGNMPPPIFVENCEQLGIPLMISEVSTHKFITLISGILDRSLAPRTMRHGVLIEVFGIGILLSGKSGVGKSETALELIERGHRLVADDMVEIRRLSESYLIGTCSDLLRHHMEIRGLGILNIKDIFGIGSVRDHKLIELIIHLEEWTEDKDFDRTGLENPTEELLGVQIPLIKVPVRPGRNIPIIVETAAMNQRLRKLGKNAAQEFNQKLSQYLQQGKVERNSPQNQ; the protein is encoded by the coding sequence ATGTCGATGCCCGGAATCAACGTTTCGAATATTCTCAACGAACACGAAGAGTTGGGTCTGCGTATGCTCGCGGGTGAAAAAGGACTCACGAATCGAATCAATATGTCCGAGATCAATCGTCCCGGACTTTCTCTTACGGGATTTTATGAAAGTTTTGCGCACGATCGGATTCAAATTTTCGGCAAAGGAGAATGGGCTTACATCACTTCCCGAACTCCGGAAGATCTTAAAAAAATCGCCGCCGATTTTTTCAGCTTTCATCTGAATTGTATCATCTTCACGCACGGGAACATGCCCCCTCCGATTTTTGTGGAGAATTGCGAACAGCTCGGCATTCCCCTGATGATCTCGGAAGTTTCCACGCATAAATTCATCACTTTGATTTCGGGAATTTTAGATCGAAGTCTCGCCCCGAGAACGATGCGGCACGGAGTTTTAATCGAAGTATTCGGGATCGGAATTCTTCTTTCCGGAAAAAGCGGCGTTGGAAAAAGCGAAACCGCACTCGAACTCATCGAAAGAGGACATCGTCTTGTCGCCGACGACATGGTGGAAATCCGCAGACTTTCGGAAAGTTATCTGATCGGAACCTGTTCGGATTTGTTGAGACACCACATGGAAATCCGTGGATTAGGAATTTTGAATATTAAGGATATATTCGGAATCGGTTCGGTGCGCGATCACAAACTCATAGAACTCATCATCCACCTCGAAGAATGGACCGAAGACAAGGATTTCGACAGAACGGGACTCGAAAATCCCACCGAAGAACTGTTAGGCGTTCAGATTCCTCTGATCAAGGTTCCGGTTCGTCCCGGAAGAAACATTCCGATCATCGTGGAAACCGCCGCGATGAATCAGCGTTTGCGCAAACTCGGCAAGAACGCGGCGCAGGAATTCAATCAAAAATTGAGTCAATATCTACAGCAGGGCAAAGTTGAAAGAAATTCTCCTCAAAATCAATGA
- a CDS encoding HPr family phosphocarrier protein codes for MKEILLKINENGTGMHARPASVFVNCASKFPCEITVVKDDVEVNGKSIMGLMMLALAPGNEFKIQVKGEKEDEALEALSNIVNNDFV; via the coding sequence TTGAAAGAAATTCTCCTCAAAATCAATGAAAACGGAACGGGTATGCACGCAAGACCGGCGTCCGTCTTCGTCAACTGCGCGTCCAAGTTCCCCTGTGAAATCACGGTCGTAAAGGACGACGTGGAAGTGAACGGGAAGAGCATCATGGGACTCATGATGCTCGCGCTCGCGCCCGGTAACGAATTCAAGATACAAGTCAAGGGCGAAAAGGAAGACGAAGCCTTGGAGGCTCTGAGCAATATCGTAAACAACGATTTCGTTTAA
- the rfaE2 gene encoding D-glycero-beta-D-manno-heptose 1-phosphate adenylyltransferase has translation MDLKTHIIPWDQAASFADQIRKDRKIVFTNGCFDLVHKGHITYLSQARELGDFLWVGVNADSSVKRLKGEQRPVVGEDDRALLLSNLRFVDAVTIFPQDTPLDLIRLVKPAVHVKGGDYKVEDLPETPVVRQFGGEVKILPFVPGKSTSLLIEKILKL, from the coding sequence ATGGACTTAAAGACTCATATCATTCCCTGGGATCAAGCTGCAAGTTTTGCGGATCAAATCCGCAAAGATCGAAAAATCGTTTTTACCAACGGCTGTTTCGACTTGGTTCACAAAGGTCATATCACATATCTTTCCCAGGCTCGGGAACTCGGAGATTTTCTCTGGGTTGGAGTCAATGCGGATTCTTCCGTAAAGCGATTGAAAGGGGAACAAAGACCGGTTGTCGGAGAGGACGATCGAGCGCTTCTTCTTTCCAACCTGAGATTTGTGGACGCGGTCACGATTTTTCCGCAAGACACTCCGCTGGATCTGATCCGACTCGTCAAACCCGCGGTTCACGTCAAAGGCGGGGATTATAAGGTGGAAGATCTCCCCGAAACTCCGGTCGTTCGTCAATTCGGGGGAGAAGTCAAAATCTTGCCGTTCGTGCCCGGAAAATCCACCTCGCTCCTCATCGAGAAAATCCTGAAACTCTAA
- the rpoN gene encoding RNA polymerase factor sigma-54, giving the protein MNLSHSLVQKQTQKLVMTQDLRQSIELLPLSTLELSDRISSELVENPMLEEEYASERNRTPDLYSRDDLRRKEKNDFIKNSDVTWQDNFSLDKAGSAGSDASDRNQKYIESSPEKSSLSEHLLWQLRLSNLKPDEISIGEILISMLDDHGFIAIPIPDLCAEMKLNEKKVRKVLDQIHRLDPIGIGAKDVQETLLIQAKILKPEDEKLHTLIRDHIKDLEKLDYKSISKKMELSLEAVEALAAEIKKLEPYPATLYTPNKPDYVIPDVIVREVEGEFDIYINDEWIPRLKINKEYKNILKNAKEADKEYINTKLSSAEWLIRSVNQRRQTLFKVTSAIIEMQTPFFQKGIQFIKPLTLKDIAEKLEMHESTVSRITSNKYIQTSRGILELKWFFSSGVRSAEGGIESSKKIHDLIRNLVREEQSDNPLSDQEIVEAIQKQGIEIARRTVAKYRKILKILPSSQRKKVKSLESR; this is encoded by the coding sequence GTGAATCTCAGTCACTCACTGGTTCAAAAACAAACCCAGAAACTGGTGATGACCCAGGACTTGCGACAGTCCATAGAACTCTTACCCTTATCGACTTTGGAACTTTCGGATCGGATCAGTTCGGAGCTTGTGGAAAATCCGATGCTCGAGGAAGAATACGCTTCCGAAAGAAACAGAACACCGGACCTCTACAGCAGGGACGATCTTCGTAGAAAAGAGAAGAACGACTTTATCAAAAACTCGGACGTGACTTGGCAGGATAATTTTTCCCTGGACAAGGCGGGCAGCGCAGGCTCGGACGCATCCGATCGAAATCAAAAATACATCGAATCTTCTCCCGAAAAAAGTTCTTTGTCGGAGCATTTGCTTTGGCAGCTCCGGCTTTCCAATTTAAAGCCGGATGAAATTTCCATCGGAGAGATTCTGATCTCGATGCTCGACGATCACGGGTTTATCGCGATACCGATTCCCGATCTTTGTGCGGAAATGAAGTTGAACGAAAAAAAGGTCCGCAAGGTTCTCGATCAGATTCACAGACTCGATCCGATCGGAATCGGAGCAAAGGACGTTCAAGAGACTCTCTTGATCCAAGCAAAAATCCTGAAACCCGAGGATGAAAAACTTCATACTCTGATCCGCGATCATATCAAGGATTTGGAGAAGCTCGATTATAAATCGATTTCCAAAAAGATGGAACTTTCCCTCGAAGCCGTGGAAGCCCTCGCGGCCGAAATCAAAAAACTCGAACCGTATCCGGCCACGCTTTACACTCCGAACAAACCGGACTACGTGATTCCGGACGTCATCGTTCGCGAAGTGGAGGGAGAATTCGACATCTACATCAACGACGAATGGATTCCCCGGCTCAAAATCAATAAAGAATATAAGAATATTCTAAAAAACGCAAAGGAAGCGGACAAGGAATACATCAATACGAAACTCAGTTCCGCGGAATGGCTGATTCGATCGGTCAATCAAAGAAGACAAACCCTATTCAAAGTCACATCGGCCATCATCGAAATGCAGACTCCTTTTTTTCAAAAAGGGATTCAATTCATCAAACCCCTGACTCTCAAAGACATAGCCGAAAAACTGGAGATGCACGAGTCCACGGTTTCGAGAATCACGTCCAACAAATACATACAGACTTCCCGGGGGATTCTCGAGTTAAAATGGTTTTTCTCTTCGGGTGTTCGCTCCGCAGAAGGAGGAATCGAATCCTCCAAAAAAATTCACGACCTCATCCGCAATCTCGTACGAGAAGAACAATCCGACAATCCTCTTTCCGATCAGGAAATCGTGGAAGCGATCCAGAAGCAGGGAATCGAAATCGCGCGTAGAACCGTCGCGAAATACAGAAAGATCTTGAAGATTCTTCCGTCCAGTCAGAGAAAAAAAGTGAAGTCTTTGGAGTCCAGATAA
- the rfaE1 gene encoding D-glycero-beta-D-manno-heptose-7-phosphate kinase, translating into MYYLDRNRFQSSTANLKNLKIIVIGDFILDEYLIGEVNRISPEAPVPVVWVRKEKITLGGAGNVVKNLSSLGVQSIVLGRAGKDEKAKSLIGLLEKENTDIGRNFFIRSEDVPTILKTRVIAGHQQVCRIDKEELKPITKKEEDELLQAFLERIDSANAVVLSDYDKGTLTPRIIQEVSRICVEKKKIVTVDPQVSHFFLYQGVSILTPNHHEAGKAIGRKLENDSEVLKAAEEISEKLSCPSLMITRGEKGMSLYLAAKKEIFHIPTVAREVFDVTGAGDTVISAYTAYHAAGLSELDASVVSNAAAGVVVGKLGAETVTPAELEASLQSMGSFQK; encoded by the coding sequence TTGTATTATCTGGATCGAAATCGTTTTCAATCTTCCACGGCAAACCTTAAGAATCTGAAAATCATCGTCATCGGAGATTTTATCTTGGATGAATATCTCATCGGAGAAGTGAATCGAATTTCTCCCGAAGCTCCCGTGCCCGTCGTCTGGGTTCGTAAGGAAAAGATTACCTTAGGAGGAGCCGGAAACGTCGTGAAGAATCTATCGAGTCTCGGCGTTCAATCCATCGTTTTAGGAAGAGCGGGAAAAGACGAAAAAGCCAAAAGTTTAATCGGACTTCTTGAAAAAGAAAACACGGACATCGGTCGAAACTTCTTCATCCGATCCGAAGACGTTCCGACCATTCTCAAAACGAGAGTGATCGCCGGTCATCAACAGGTTTGCAGAATCGATAAGGAAGAATTAAAACCGATCACGAAAAAAGAAGAGGACGAACTTCTGCAAGCGTTCTTGGAAAGAATCGATTCGGCAAACGCGGTCGTTCTTTCCGACTACGATAAAGGAACCTTAACTCCGAGAATCATCCAAGAAGTTTCGAGAATCTGCGTGGAGAAAAAAAAGATCGTAACGGTCGATCCACAGGTCAGTCATTTTTTTCTTTACCAGGGTGTGAGCATTCTGACGCCGAATCATCACGAAGCGGGTAAGGCGATCGGAAGAAAATTGGAGAACGATTCCGAGGTTTTAAAAGCCGCCGAAGAAATTTCCGAAAAACTTTCCTGTCCTTCTCTTATGATTACGAGAGGGGAAAAAGGAATGAGTTTGTATTTGGCCGCAAAAAAGGAAATCTTTCATATTCCCACGGTGGCGCGGGAAGTATTCGACGTAACCGGAGCGGGGGACACGGTCATCAGCGCTTACACCGCTTATCACGCGGCGGGACTCAGTGAACTGGATGCGAGCGTCGTTTCGAACGCGGCGGCAGGAGTCGTAGTCGGAAAACTCGGAGCGGAAACTGTTACGCCCGCCGAACTCGAAGCGTCCCTTCAATCTATGGGAAGTTTTCAAAAGTAA
- the kdsA gene encoding 3-deoxy-8-phosphooctulonate synthase, whose amino-acid sequence MRDNTCTKRDFLNGSKIGGDEPFFLISGPCVMENRDLLDRVCAEMIEICAELKIPYIFKSSFDKANRSSVNSYRGPGLAEGIKNLEYIKNKYNVPVLTDIHETHQIGPLKDVIDVYQIPAFLCRQTDLIAESAKTGKWVNVKKGQFLAPADTRHIAVKMKESGNDKCLVTERGTSFGYGNLIFDGRAVPIIHGFDIPVVFDATHSAQLPGAAGNSTGGQREFIPSVLRSAVSLGIEGIFMEVHPDPEKALSDATTQYPLSQIKSLLKEMIGLDRYIKKEILVSRPQS is encoded by the coding sequence ATGAGAGACAATACCTGCACCAAGAGAGATTTTCTAAACGGAAGTAAGATCGGGGGAGACGAACCTTTCTTTTTGATCTCCGGTCCCTGCGTTATGGAGAATCGCGATCTGCTGGATCGTGTCTGCGCCGAGATGATCGAAATCTGCGCCGAACTCAAAATTCCTTATATCTTCAAAAGCAGTTTCGATAAAGCGAATCGTTCCTCCGTGAATTCATACAGAGGCCCCGGGCTTGCGGAAGGTATTAAAAATTTAGAATATATCAAAAACAAATACAACGTTCCGGTTCTCACCGACATTCACGAAACCCATCAGATCGGACCTCTCAAGGACGTAATCGACGTGTATCAGATCCCCGCGTTTCTTTGCAGACAAACCGATCTCATCGCCGAATCCGCAAAAACGGGAAAATGGGTGAATGTGAAGAAGGGTCAGTTCTTAGCGCCTGCAGACACGCGTCACATCGCTGTGAAGATGAAAGAATCCGGAAACGACAAATGTCTCGTGACCGAACGGGGAACGAGCTTCGGTTACGGAAATCTCATCTTTGACGGAAGAGCGGTTCCGATCATTCACGGATTCGACATTCCGGTCGTATTCGACGCGACTCATTCGGCTCAGCTTCCGGGAGCGGCGGGTAACAGTACCGGCGGGCAAAGAGAATTCATTCCGAGCGTCCTTCGTTCCGCGGTTTCTCTCGGAATCGAAGGAATCTTTATGGAAGTCCATCCCGATCCTGAAAAAGCGCTTTCGGATGCGACGACTCAATATCCGCTTTCACAGATCAAATCTCTTCTCAAAGAAATGATCGGATTGGATCGTTATATCAAAAAAGAGATCCTCGTTTCCAGACCTCAATCGTAA
- the lptC gene encoding LPS export ABC transporter periplasmic protein LptC, whose translation MKRNTGNLLRIFFLLIACGLSSLSVTNCKKVNYERVEKERESGANVSIRNFKREAYDAQGQLQWELRAEESYVYVNDNKTIFYNIDFDQYEGGKFKSKLLAEKGEINHKTRLMILEGKIFLRTEDNKTLIAKAMEYNMDTKKLVSDSEVTVSADGTTIRGIGLRADKDLNKFTILKPTAITQGGTNPLKAAGSP comes from the coding sequence ATGAAACGCAACACAGGCAATCTGCTTCGGATTTTTTTCCTACTGATCGCCTGCGGATTGTCTTCGTTGTCGGTTACGAATTGTAAAAAAGTAAATTACGAAAGAGTGGAGAAGGAGCGGGAAAGCGGCGCCAACGTTTCCATCCGCAACTTCAAACGGGAAGCATACGACGCCCAAGGACAACTCCAGTGGGAACTTCGCGCGGAAGAATCCTACGTTTACGTAAACGATAATAAAACGATCTTTTACAACATCGACTTCGATCAGTACGAAGGCGGAAAATTCAAATCCAAACTTCTCGCCGAAAAAGGGGAGATCAATCACAAGACACGATTGATGATTCTCGAAGGAAAAATTTTCTTACGGACCGAAGACAACAAAACCCTCATCGCCAAAGCGATGGAATACAATATGGATACGAAAAAACTCGTCTCCGATTCGGAAGTGACCGTGAGCGCGGACGGAACCACGATCCGAGGAATCGGTCTTAGAGCGGATAAGGACTTAAACAAGTTTACGATTCTGAAACCTACCGCGATCACACAGGGAGGCACCAATCCGCTCAAAGCGGCCGGTTCTCCATGA
- a CDS encoding LptA/OstA family protein, with translation MIRKFPFSILIVFAFLPYYGNVKPPIPIGSETADRKFVNVLPENQEKKNTTPNFPTLWGGSSLTQEDKTIGGLKVTAFILEGGAWIQHKKVKLSANQIEVLGKDAFKGYLRGGVVVQDGDNGVTLRAGTGEYDKFEEKVFIKDRPRLFHTDKNGVKTVISATFIERNLAKKTTLLKENVIIAHPQITILCKEAVFDEDSDKITTDPDPILIAKDRYLTGKELTFYTNSNKVELTGESILFQNYTETETVENKDKKDSPGAEEKIKREVTRVAILKGDKIVSDKDETGETRVGLYGNATLYRRNLKMNAEKLVSYGKNSSKIEARNQITVHDRENRLILSGNILDYFKNDQYIHLTDSGKIDFLDKKTDAVTSTMTAVEFERFMDKNETVIRGNVLIEGKDSSATGEYATYFEKEEKVYLEGNPMLRKNGRDIHAGRIIFFPREGRALLTDGIVPGK, from the coding sequence ATGATTCGAAAATTTCCATTCTCCATTTTGATCGTCTTTGCGTTTTTACCGTATTACGGAAACGTAAAGCCTCCGATTCCGATCGGAAGCGAAACCGCGGACCGCAAGTTCGTCAACGTTCTTCCCGAAAACCAGGAAAAGAAAAACACGACTCCGAACTTCCCGACTCTTTGGGGAGGATCTTCTTTGACGCAGGAAGACAAAACGATCGGAGGTTTGAAAGTCACCGCGTTTATCCTCGAAGGAGGAGCGTGGATCCAACACAAAAAAGTAAAACTCTCCGCAAATCAGATCGAAGTCCTCGGTAAGGACGCTTTTAAGGGATATTTGCGCGGAGGAGTTGTGGTTCAAGACGGAGACAACGGAGTCACTCTGCGCGCCGGAACCGGAGAATACGATAAGTTCGAAGAAAAGGTATTTATCAAAGATCGTCCGCGGCTTTTCCACACGGATAAGAACGGAGTCAAAACCGTAATCTCCGCGACGTTTATCGAAAGGAATCTCGCCAAGAAGACGACCCTACTTAAGGAAAACGTAATCATCGCACATCCGCAAATCACCATTCTTTGTAAGGAAGCGGTTTTTGACGAGGATAGCGATAAGATCACGACCGATCCCGATCCGATTCTGATCGCAAAGGATCGGTATCTCACCGGGAAAGAACTTACGTTCTACACGAATAGCAACAAAGTGGAGTTAACCGGAGAAAGTATTCTTTTCCAAAATTACACCGAAACGGAAACGGTGGAAAACAAGGACAAAAAGGATTCTCCCGGCGCCGAAGAAAAGATCAAACGCGAAGTCACGCGAGTCGCGATTCTCAAAGGGGATAAGATCGTAAGCGATAAGGACGAAACCGGAGAAACCAGAGTCGGCCTGTACGGGAACGCCACTTTGTATCGACGCAATCTGAAAATGAATGCGGAAAAGTTAGTGAGCTACGGAAAAAATTCTTCTAAGATCGAGGCTCGAAATCAAATCACGGTTCACGACCGGGAAAACCGATTGATCCTTTCCGGGAATATCCTTGACTACTTTAAAAACGACCAGTACATTCATTTGACCGATTCGGGAAAGATCGACTTTTTAGACAAAAAAACGGACGCAGTCACGAGCACGATGACCGCCGTAGAATTCGAACGGTTTATGGATAAAAACGAAACCGTAATCCGAGGAAACGTTCTTATAGAAGGAAAGGATTCTTCCGCAACGGGAGAATACGCCACGTATTTTGAAAAAGAGGAAAAAGTGTATCTTGAGGGAAATCCGATGTTGCGCAAAAACGGCAGAGACATACATGCAGGAAGAATCATATTCTTTCCGAGAGAAGGTCGCGCTCTTTTGACGGACGGAATCGTTCCCGGAAAGTAA
- a CDS encoding LON peptidase substrate-binding domain-containing protein, translating into MLPVSTTTVPIFPLPEIILFPGTYLPLHIFEPRYRLMLDYCMESGEELAVAPILPAKSRAPSKHPEIETVFGWGKIIRRDPLPDGRSNILLEGRGIAKLIDYETVEPFRVARIEKIEPNFEYLKDEDFQKVFERLLFLTKRILLSEGAGEDLILRMNELMTHPFPIDFIASILNFEFSKKQEILVDPNPMEKTKILMQIVEELNLKE; encoded by the coding sequence ATCCTTCCCGTGTCAACCACTACTGTCCCCATCTTTCCGTTGCCGGAAATCATTCTATTCCCAGGGACGTATTTACCTCTTCACATCTTCGAACCGAGATACAGATTGATGCTCGATTATTGTATGGAATCGGGAGAAGAATTGGCCGTCGCTCCGATTCTTCCCGCAAAGTCGAGGGCGCCTTCCAAACATCCGGAGATTGAAACCGTTTTCGGTTGGGGAAAAATCATTCGAAGAGATCCCCTGCCCGACGGAAGATCCAATATTCTTCTGGAAGGAAGGGGAATCGCCAAACTCATCGACTACGAAACCGTGGAACCGTTTCGAGTGGCCCGCATCGAAAAGATCGAACCGAACTTCGAATACTTAAAGGATGAGGATTTTCAAAAAGTCTTCGAACGGCTTTTGTTCTTAACGAAACGAATCCTTCTTTCCGAAGGTGCGGGAGAAGATCTGATCCTTCGAATGAACGAACTCATGACGCATCCGTTTCCCATAGACTTTATCGCATCCATTCTCAATTTCGAATTCTCCAAAAAACAGGAAATCTTGGTCGATCCGAATCCGATGGAAAAGACCAAAATCCTGATGCAGATCGTGGAAGAACTCAATCTGAAAGAATAA
- the lptB gene encoding LPS export ABC transporter ATP-binding protein — MSKTFRMDNLVKVYNKRKVVDGASFNIKKGEVVGLLGPNGAGKTTSFYMSVGFVRPDSGKVYIDGQDVTDSPMHIRARLGVGYLAQEASIFRKLTVAENLEAILETMNLSREEIIQRRDALLIELQIMRVANQKGYTLSGGERRRCEIARALVTNPDFILLDEPFAGVDPIAVKDIQTVIQSLKDRGLGILITDHNVRETLKITDRAYIMYSGRILISGSTHDLVNDPETRRIYLGEDFTL; from the coding sequence ATGAGCAAAACCTTCCGAATGGATAACTTGGTCAAGGTCTACAACAAAAGAAAGGTTGTGGATGGTGCCAGCTTTAATATCAAAAAAGGGGAAGTCGTCGGACTCTTAGGACCGAACGGAGCCGGAAAGACGACTTCTTTTTATATGTCCGTAGGTTTCGTGAGACCGGATTCGGGCAAAGTTTATATCGACGGACAAGACGTAACCGATTCTCCCATGCATATCCGCGCCAGACTCGGAGTGGGTTATCTCGCTCAAGAAGCGTCCATCTTTCGTAAATTGACCGTCGCCGAAAATCTGGAAGCGATTCTGGAAACGATGAATCTTTCCAGAGAAGAGATCATCCAAAGAAGGGACGCGCTTCTGATCGAATTGCAGATCATGCGCGTCGCCAATCAAAAGGGTTATACTCTTTCCGGGGGAGAAAGAAGACGCTGCGAGATCGCGAGAGCGCTCGTGACCAATCCCGACTTTATCCTGTTAGACGAACCGTTCGCGGGCGTTGATCCGATCGCGGTCAAGGACATTCAAACCGTGATTCAATCCCTAAAGGATAGAGGGCTTGGAATTTTGATCACGGACCACAACGTACGGGAAACGTTGAAGATCACCGATCGAGCGTATATCATGTACAGCGGAAGAATTTTGATTTCCGGTTCCACACACGATCTTGTCAACGATCCCGAAACGAGAAGAATCTATCTGGGCGAGGATTTTACGCTGTGA